A genome region from Bacteroides stercoris ATCC 43183 includes the following:
- a CDS encoding shikimate kinase: MIRIFLTGYMGAGKTTLGKAFARELNVPFIDLDWYIEERFHKSIRELFVERGEASFRELERNMLHEVSEFEDVIISTGGGTPCFFDNMDYMNGHGQTVFLDVHLDILFNRLRVATHQRPILQGKTDEELRAFIADALEKRAPFYVQARYRFDAGHLESRRQIAGSVQQLRSLLGI, translated from the coding sequence ATGATACGTATCTTTCTGACCGGTTACATGGGAGCCGGTAAAACAACTTTGGGAAAGGCTTTTGCCCGCGAACTGAATGTACCTTTCATTGATTTGGACTGGTACATCGAGGAACGTTTTCACAAATCCATCCGTGAACTGTTCGTCGAGCGGGGAGAGGCCTCTTTTCGTGAATTGGAGCGGAATATGCTGCACGAGGTGTCCGAGTTTGAGGATGTCATTATCTCGACCGGCGGCGGCACGCCCTGTTTCTTCGACAATATGGACTACATGAACGGACACGGGCAAACCGTGTTCCTGGATGTACATCTTGATATACTGTTCAACCGTTTGCGGGTGGCAACCCATCAGCGCCCCATCCTGCAGGGAAAAACGGACGAGGAGCTGCGCGCCTTTATTGCGGACGCATTGGAGAAACGCGCCCCTTTCTACGTGCAAGCCCGCTACCGTTTCGATGCAGGACATCTGGAAAGCAGACGGCAGATTGCCGGGTCCGTGCAGCAGTTGCGTAGCCTGCTGGGCATTTAA
- the speA gene encoding biosynthetic arginine decarboxylase has translation MRKWRIEDSEELYNITGWGTSYFGINDKGHVVVTPRKDGVGVDLKDLVDELQLRDVTAPMLVRFPDILDNRIEKISCCFRQAAEEYGYKAENFIIYPIKVNQMRPVVEEIISHGKKFNLGLEAGSKPELHAVIAINMDSDSLIICNGYKDESYIELALLAQKMGKRIFLVVEKMNELKLIAKMAKQLNVKPNIGIRIKLASSGSGKWEDSGGDASKFGLSSSELLEALDFMASKGMQDCLKLIHFHIGSQVTKIRRIKTALREASQFYVQLHNMGFNVEFVDIGGGLGVDYDGTRSSNSEGSVNYSIQEYVNDSISTLVDASDKNGIPHPNIITESGRALTAHHSVLIFEVLETTNLPEWDDDEEVTENDHELLRELYGIWDTLNQNRMLEAWHDAQQIREEALDLFSHGIVDLQTRAKIERLYWSIMREVNQIAGGLKHAPDEFRGLPKLLADKYFCNFSLFQSLPDSWAIDQIFPIMPIQRLDERPDRTATLQDITCDSDGKIANFISTKNVSHYLPVHSLKSKESYYVGVFLVGAYQEILGDMHNLFGDTNAVHVSVSDKGYTIEQVIDGETVAEVLDYVQYSPKKLVRTLETWVSQSVKEGRISLEEGKEFLSNYRSGLYGYTYLE, from the coding sequence ATGAGAAAATGGCGTATTGAAGATTCGGAAGAGCTGTACAACATTACAGGTTGGGGCACTTCGTACTTTGGTATCAATGACAAAGGTCATGTTGTAGTAACACCGCGTAAAGACGGCGTCGGCGTCGATTTGAAAGACCTGGTCGACGAATTGCAACTGCGTGACGTGACGGCGCCCATGCTGGTGCGCTTTCCCGACATTCTTGACAACCGGATTGAGAAGATTTCCTGTTGTTTCAGACAAGCGGCGGAAGAGTACGGCTACAAGGCGGAGAATTTTATTATCTATCCCATTAAGGTGAATCAGATGCGTCCGGTGGTCGAGGAGATTATCAGCCACGGCAAGAAATTCAATCTCGGACTGGAAGCAGGCTCCAAACCCGAACTGCATGCGGTGATTGCCATCAATATGGACTCCGACTCGCTGATTATCTGCAACGGATACAAGGATGAGAGCTACATAGAGCTTGCTTTGCTGGCGCAGAAGATGGGAAAACGCATCTTTCTCGTAGTAGAGAAAATGAATGAGCTGAAGCTGATAGCCAAAATGGCGAAGCAGTTGAATGTAAAGCCCAATATCGGCATACGTATCAAGCTGGCTTCGTCGGGAAGCGGCAAGTGGGAAGATTCGGGCGGCGATGCAAGCAAGTTCGGACTGTCGTCCAGCGAATTGCTCGAAGCGCTCGACTTCATGGCAAGCAAAGGCATGCAGGACTGCCTGAAGCTGATACATTTCCACATCGGAAGCCAGGTAACGAAAATCCGTCGCATCAAAACCGCTCTGCGTGAAGCGTCGCAGTTCTATGTGCAGTTGCACAACATGGGATTCAACGTGGAATTCGTGGACATCGGCGGCGGCCTGGGAGTGGATTATGACGGAACGCGCTCGTCCAACAGCGAGGGCAGCGTAAACTATTCCATCCAGGAGTATGTGAACGACTCCATTTCTACTCTGGTGGATGCCAGCGACAAGAACGGCATTCCCCATCCCAATATCATTACGGAGAGCGGACGCGCTTTGACGGCGCATCATTCCGTACTTATATTCGAGGTGCTGGAAACCACCAATCTGCCCGAATGGGACGACGATGAAGAGGTGACCGAAAACGACCACGAACTCTTGCGGGAGCTTTACGGCATTTGGGATACACTGAACCAGAACAGGATGCTGGAAGCCTGGCACGATGCGCAGCAGATACGCGAAGAGGCGCTTGATTTGTTCAGCCACGGCATCGTGGACCTGCAGACCCGCGCCAAGATTGAGCGGCTGTATTGGTCTATCATGCGCGAAGTGAACCAGATAGCCGGCGGACTGAAACATGCGCCCGATGAATTCCGCGGTCTCCCCAAACTGCTGGCGGATAAGTATTTCTGTAACTTCTCGCTCTTCCAGTCCCTGCCGGACTCCTGGGCGATAGACCAGATATTCCCCATCATGCCTATCCAGCGTCTGGACGAACGGCCGGACCGGACGGCTACCTTGCAGGACATTACTTGCGATTCGGACGGTAAGATTGCCAACTTTATCTCTACCAAGAACGTGTCCCATTACTTGCCGGTACACTCCTTGAAGAGTAAGGAATCCTATTATGTGGGGGTATTCCTGGTGGGCGCCTATCAGGAAATTCTCGGCGATATGCACAATCTGTTCGGCGATACGAATGCGGTGCACGTATCCGTGAGCGATAAGGGGTATACGATAGAGCAGGTTATCGACGGTGAGACGGTGGCGGAAGTACTGGATTACGTGCAGTACAGTCCGAAGAAGCTGGTGCGTACTTTGGAGACCTGGGTGAGCCAGTCGGTAAAGGAAGGACGCATCTCCCTGGAAGAAGGCAAGGAATTTTTGTCTAATTACCGTTCCGGTTTGTACGGATACACATATTTGGAATAA
- the argB gene encoding acetylglutamate kinase produces MREKLTVIKVGGKIVEEEATLCKLLDDFAAIEGYKVLVHGGGRSATKIAALLGIESKMVNGRRITDAETLKVVTMVYGGLVNKNMVAGLQARGVNALGLTGADMDVIRSAKRPVKEVDYGFVGDVKQVNGAFLSELIHKGVVPVMAPLTHDGEGHMLNTNADTIAGETAKALSRQFDVTLVYCFEKKGVLRNENDDDSVISRITPEEFKQYVAEGVIQGGMIPKLENSFEALNAGVTEVVITLASAINSDGGTRIKK; encoded by the coding sequence ATGAGAGAGAAACTGACTGTAATCAAGGTGGGTGGCAAAATCGTGGAAGAGGAAGCCACCCTCTGCAAGTTGTTGGATGACTTTGCCGCCATCGAAGGATATAAAGTTCTGGTGCACGGCGGCGGACGTTCGGCAACGAAAATCGCAGCCCTGTTGGGTATTGAAAGCAAAATGGTGAATGGACGCCGCATCACCGATGCCGAGACTTTGAAGGTGGTGACAATGGTGTATGGCGGACTGGTGAACAAAAATATGGTGGCCGGTTTGCAGGCACGAGGCGTGAATGCGCTCGGCCTGACGGGTGCGGACATGGACGTGATCCGTTCCGCAAAGCGTCCGGTAAAGGAGGTGGACTATGGTTTCGTGGGCGATGTGAAGCAGGTGAACGGAGCGTTTCTGAGCGAACTCATCCATAAAGGCGTTGTTCCGGTAATGGCCCCGCTGACACACGACGGCGAGGGACACATGCTGAATACGAATGCCGATACGATTGCCGGAGAAACGGCCAAAGCCTTGTCCAGACAGTTTGACGTGACGCTGGTATATTGCTTTGAGAAGAAAGGCGTGCTGCGCAACGAGAATGACGACGACAGCGTGATTTCCCGGATTACCCCGGAAGAATTTAAGCAGTATGTTGCCGAAGGGGTTATCCAGGGCGGCATGATTCCCAAGCTGGAGAATTCTTTCGAGGCTTTGAATGCCGGAGTCACGGAAGTTGTAATCACTTTAGCCTCAGCCATAAACAGTGATGGCGGAACCCGTATCAAAAAATAA
- a CDS encoding RNA polymerase sigma factor yields MQEISFRNDILPLKDKLFRLALRITSDRAEAEDVVQETLIRVWNKRDEWTQFGSVEAYCLTVARNLAIDRSERKDARAVELTPDMEEASEASGPYERLVNKERMALIHRLINELPEKQRLIMQLRDMEGKSYKEIAVVLSLTEEQVKVNLFRARQKVKQRFIDIEGYGL; encoded by the coding sequence ATGCAGGAAATCAGTTTTCGTAATGACATTCTCCCTCTGAAAGACAAGCTCTTTCGGTTGGCCCTGAGGATTACATCCGACCGGGCGGAAGCGGAAGATGTTGTGCAGGAAACGCTGATTAGGGTATGGAACAAGCGCGACGAGTGGACGCAGTTCGGTTCTGTCGAAGCCTATTGCCTGACAGTGGCAAGGAATCTGGCGATAGACCGCAGCGAAAGGAAAGACGCCCGAGCGGTGGAACTTACCCCCGATATGGAAGAGGCTTCCGAAGCATCGGGCCCTTACGAAAGGCTGGTGAATAAAGAACGAATGGCTCTGATACACCGCCTGATAAACGAACTTCCCGAAAAGCAGCGGCTGATTATGCAGCTGAGGGATATGGAAGGTAAGAGCTACAAGGAGATTGCGGTTGTCCTGAGTCTGACAGAGGAACAGGTGAAAGTGAACCTCTTCAGGGCAAGGCAAAAGGTTAAACAACGGTTTATTGATATAGAAGGTTATGGACTTTAA
- a CDS encoding head GIN domain-containing protein encodes MKTLTAIIVSGIFALSATACTCNSGLFGGKTVKASRNYVTKNIKVDNFTGLNLAGSPNVTYTQKAGKPEVEVYTSDNIVDLLDINVVNNTLNIKFKKGVSVSYNKLEIRVSSETLNNISVAGSGNVELANGLKTDHLKVSVAGSGDIDADNITCTGNLNVSVAGSGDIEGSNITCANLTASIAGSGDLKLDNVSAAGTEASVSGSGTAILTGTSQEADYRVAGSGDLFASGLQAKRVSASVSGSGDIKCHATDFLKARTSGSGNIGYKGNPELDFPKKGLYKL; translated from the coding sequence ATGAAAACATTAACAGCAATCATCGTATCAGGCATCTTCGCATTAAGCGCAACAGCCTGCACGTGCAACTCCGGTCTGTTTGGCGGAAAAACAGTCAAAGCCAGCAGGAACTATGTAACCAAGAATATCAAAGTAGACAACTTCACCGGTCTGAACCTGGCAGGCAGCCCGAATGTTACTTACACCCAAAAGGCGGGAAAACCCGAAGTGGAAGTGTACACTTCCGACAATATCGTAGACCTTCTGGACATCAATGTAGTTAACAACACCTTGAATATCAAGTTCAAGAAAGGTGTCAGCGTATCTTACAACAAGCTGGAGATACGCGTCTCCTCCGAGACACTCAACAACATCTCCGTTGCCGGCTCCGGTAATGTAGAGTTAGCCAACGGACTGAAAACAGACCACCTGAAAGTATCCGTAGCAGGTTCGGGAGACATCGACGCGGACAACATAACCTGCACCGGCAATCTTAACGTATCCGTGGCAGGGTCGGGCGACATAGAAGGCAGCAACATCACTTGCGCCAATCTCACGGCATCCATAGCCGGTTCCGGAGATTTGAAGCTTGACAACGTATCGGCCGCCGGCACCGAAGCCTCCGTCTCAGGATCGGGCACGGCAATATTGACGGGAACTTCCCAGGAAGCCGATTACCGTGTAGCGGGTTCGGGCGACCTGTTTGCATCCGGTCTGCAGGCAAAACGCGTATCGGCAAGCGTATCCGGTTCGGGAGACATCAAATGCCATGCCACCGACTTCCTGAAAGCACGTACCAGCGGCAGCGGAAACATCGGTTATAAGGGCAACCCGGAACTGGACTTCCCCAAGAAGGGATTATACAAGCTTTGA
- a CDS encoding SprT family zinc-dependent metalloprotease: MATEHVLEDKELGRLLVRVNVRARRLTFRTREDAIHVTVPPGTTIGEVKNAVEQLRPRLRAARQQQSRPLIDLDYQIDTEFFKLSLVGGERDRFLSRSELGEMQIICPPDADFSNKELQAWLRKVIEEALRRNAKIILPPRLYALSLQHNLSYKSVKINSSSGRWGSCSARGNINLSYFLVLLPKHLIDYVLLHELAHTREMNHGERFWALLDGMTDGKAQLLRSELRKYRTDF, translated from the coding sequence ATGGCAACGGAGCATGTTTTAGAGGATAAGGAGTTGGGACGTTTGTTGGTACGGGTGAATGTCCGTGCCCGGCGTCTGACCTTTCGTACGCGTGAGGATGCCATTCATGTAACTGTTCCGCCGGGTACAACCATCGGAGAAGTAAAGAATGCTGTGGAGCAACTGCGTCCCCGGCTGAGGGCCGCCCGACAGCAGCAAAGCCGTCCGCTGATTGATTTGGACTATCAGATTGATACGGAATTCTTCAAGTTGAGTTTGGTCGGCGGAGAACGCGACCGCTTCCTTTCGCGCTCGGAACTGGGGGAAATGCAGATTATCTGTCCGCCGGATGCAGACTTCTCAAATAAGGAGTTGCAGGCTTGGCTGCGTAAAGTGATTGAGGAAGCCTTGCGGCGTAATGCCAAGATTATTCTTCCGCCTCGGCTTTATGCACTCTCGTTGCAGCATAATCTTTCTTATAAGAGTGTGAAAATAAACTCCAGCAGCGGGCGTTGGGGAAGTTGTTCCGCCCGTGGAAACATCAATCTGTCCTATTTCCTTGTTCTATTGCCCAAACACTTGATAGACTATGTGCTGCTGCACGAGTTGGCACATACCCGTGAAATGAATCATGGCGAGCGCTTTTGGGCGTTGCTTGATGGCATGACGGATGGCAAGGCGCAACTGCTGCGCAGCGAGCTGAGAAAGTATAGGACAGACTTCTGA
- the rimP gene encoding ribosome assembly cofactor RimP: MIEKKTVCQIVDEWLEDKEYFLVEVIISPDDKIVVEIDHKEGVWIEDCVELSRYIESRLNREDEDYELEVGSAGIGQPFKVLQQYVNHIGKEVEVLAKDGRKHCGVLKDADERQFTVTVQKKVKEEGAKRPKMVDEDLTFTYEEIKYTKYLISFK, encoded by the coding sequence ATGATAGAAAAGAAAACAGTTTGTCAGATTGTAGACGAGTGGCTGGAAGATAAGGAGTACTTCCTGGTGGAAGTCATAATCAGCCCGGATGACAAGATTGTGGTGGAGATAGACCACAAAGAAGGTGTTTGGATTGAGGATTGTGTAGAACTGAGCCGCTACATAGAGTCCCGGTTGAATCGTGAGGATGAGGATTACGAACTGGAAGTCGGTTCTGCCGGTATCGGACAACCGTTTAAAGTGCTGCAACAGTACGTCAACCACATCGGCAAGGAAGTGGAAGTATTGGCAAAAGACGGCCGCAAGCATTGCGGAGTGTTGAAAGATGCCGACGAGCGGCAGTTTACCGTCACTGTTCAGAAGAAAGTGAAAGAGGAGGGAGCCAAGCGTCCTAAAATGGTGGATGAGGACCTGACCTTTACATACGAAGAGATAAAATATACTAAATACTTAATTAGTTTTAAATAA
- the nusA gene encoding transcription termination factor NusA, with product MAKKEETISLIDTFSEFKELKNIDRTTMVSVLEESFRSVIAKMFGTDENYDVIVNPDKGDFEIWRNREVVADEDLENPNLQISLSEARKIDASYEVGEEVTDEVNFAKFGRRAILNLRQTLASKILELEKDSIYNKYIDKVGTIINAEVYQIWKKEMLLLDDEGNELLLPKTEQIPSDFYRKGETARAVVARVDNKNNNPKIILSRTSPVFLQRLFEMEVPEINDGLITIKKIARIPGERAKIAVESYDDRIDPVGACVGVKGSRIHGIVRELRNENIDVINYTSNIQLFIQRALSPAKISSIRLNEEEHKAEVFLKPEEVSLAIGKGGLNIKLASMLTEYTIDVFRELDEAVEDEDIYLDEFRDEIDGWVIDAIKAIGIDTAKAVLNAPREMLIEKTDLEEETVDEVLRILKSEFEEGEN from the coding sequence ATGGCCAAGAAAGAAGAAACTATCAGCTTGATAGATACCTTTTCGGAATTTAAAGAACTGAAGAATATTGATAGAACCACCATGGTGAGCGTACTCGAAGAGTCGTTCCGCAGTGTGATTGCAAAGATGTTCGGAACCGATGAGAATTACGACGTGATTGTGAACCCGGATAAGGGTGACTTCGAAATATGGCGTAATCGTGAAGTTGTGGCGGATGAGGACCTTGAAAACCCGAACCTGCAGATTTCTTTGAGCGAAGCCCGGAAGATTGACGCTTCGTACGAGGTGGGAGAGGAAGTGACGGATGAGGTGAACTTTGCGAAGTTCGGCCGCCGTGCTATTCTGAACTTGCGCCAGACATTGGCTTCCAAGATTTTGGAACTGGAAAAAGACAGTATTTACAATAAATACATTGATAAGGTGGGTACTATTATCAATGCAGAGGTTTACCAGATTTGGAAAAAGGAAATGTTGCTGCTCGATGACGAAGGCAATGAACTGCTGTTGCCCAAGACCGAACAGATTCCGAGCGACTTCTACCGTAAGGGTGAGACTGCCCGCGCCGTGGTAGCCCGCGTCGACAACAAGAACAATAATCCGAAGATTATCCTGAGTCGTACGTCGCCCGTTTTCCTGCAACGTCTGTTCGAGATGGAAGTACCCGAAATCAATGACGGACTGATTACTATCAAGAAGATTGCCCGTATTCCCGGTGAGCGTGCTAAGATTGCCGTTGAGTCATACGATGACCGTATCGACCCGGTAGGTGCCTGCGTCGGTGTGAAGGGTAGCCGTATTCATGGTATTGTCCGCGAGCTTCGCAACGAGAATATCGATGTTATCAACTATACGTCGAATATCCAGTTGTTTATACAGCGCGCCCTCAGCCCCGCCAAGATATCTTCCATCCGTCTGAACGAGGAAGAGCACAAGGCGGAAGTCTTCCTGAAACCGGAAGAGGTGTCGCTGGCTATCGGTAAAGGCGGTTTGAATATCAAGCTGGCCAGTATGTTGACTGAGTACACCATTGACGTATTCCGCGAATTGGATGAAGCGGTAGAGGATGAAGATATCTACTTGGATGAATTCCGCGATGAGATTGACGGTTGGGTAATCGATGCCATTAAGGCTATCGGTATTGATACCGCCAAGGCTGTGTTGAATGCACCGCGCGAGATGTTGATTGAGAAGACTGACCTGGAAGAGGAAACGGTGGACGAAGTATTACGCATTTTGAAATCGGAGTTTGAAGAAGGGGAAAATTAG
- the infB gene encoding translation initiation factor IF-2 produces the protein MTIRLNKVTRDLNVGITTVVEFLQKKGYAIEANPNTKITDEQYDLLVKEFSTDKDLKLKTERFIQERQSKERNKASVAIDGYDKEAQEKPKTEEVVKAVVPEDVRPKFKPVGKIDLDKLNRKHTVEKEEEAVEPEMPVVEEVKAEEPAPVVEAPKPEPVPEPQPEPTPAPVVEPAPAAEEEKTAPVAAEPVPVSNAEPAPAATEEAVSENKDEKEEIFKIHQPEFVSKINVIGQIDLAALNQSTRPKKKSKEEKRKEREEKEKQRQDQKKLMKEAIIKEIRRDDNKTKDGNDANGKKKRVRINKEKVDINNASNFQRGGNDRLKGGQQGGNNQQAGKNKNKDRFKKPVIKQEVSEEDVAKQVKETLARLTSKGKNKGAKYRKEKRDMASSRMQELEDQEMAESKILKLTEFVTANELASMMDISVTQVIATCMSIGMMVSINQRLDAETINLVAEEFGFKTEYVSAEVAQAIVEEEDAEEDLEPRAPIVTVMGHVDHGKTSLLDYIRKANVIAGEAGGITQHIGAYHVTLEDGRKITFLDTPGHEAFTAMRARGAKATDIAIIIVAADDNVMPQTKEAINHAMAAGVPIVFAINKIDKPTANPDKIKEELAAMNFLVEEWGGKYQSQDISAKKGIGVSDLMEKVLLEAEMLDLKANPNRRATGSIIESSLDKGRGYVATVLVSNGTLKMGDIVLAGTSYGKVKAMFNERNQRMKEAGPSEPALILGLNGAPAAGDTFHVIETEQEAREIANKREQLQREQGLRTQKMLTLDEVGRRLALGDFHELNIIVKGDVDGSVEALSDSLIKLSTEQVQVNVIHKGVGAISESDVSLAAASDAIIVGFQVRPSGAAAKLAEQEGVDIRKYSVIYDAIEEVKAAMEGMLAPTLKEQVTATIEVREVFNITKVGLVAGAMVKTGKVKRSDKARLIRDGIVIFTGNINALKRFKDDVKEVGTNFECGISLTNCNDIKVGDIIESYEEVEVKQTL, from the coding sequence ATGACGATAAGGTTAAATAAAGTAACAAGAGATTTAAATGTAGGAATCACGACGGTAGTTGAGTTCTTGCAAAAGAAGGGATATGCCATTGAAGCAAATCCCAATACGAAGATTACCGACGAGCAGTACGACTTGCTTGTGAAAGAGTTTAGTACAGATAAGGATCTTAAATTGAAAACGGAGCGTTTCATTCAGGAACGTCAGAGTAAGGAACGCAACAAGGCATCGGTGGCTATTGACGGTTATGACAAGGAAGCACAGGAAAAGCCGAAAACCGAAGAGGTGGTAAAGGCTGTGGTTCCCGAAGATGTACGTCCGAAGTTTAAGCCTGTCGGGAAGATTGATTTGGATAAACTGAATCGCAAACATACTGTGGAAAAAGAGGAAGAAGCGGTGGAACCGGAGATGCCGGTGGTTGAAGAAGTAAAGGCGGAAGAACCTGCACCTGTTGTTGAGGCTCCGAAACCGGAACCCGTTCCCGAACCTCAGCCCGAGCCGACACCTGCTCCGGTGGTTGAACCTGCTCCGGCGGCAGAAGAAGAAAAAACTGCGCCGGTGGCTGCAGAACCCGTACCGGTTTCTAACGCGGAGCCTGCTCCCGCTGCAACCGAAGAAGCTGTTTCGGAAAATAAAGATGAAAAAGAAGAAATATTCAAAATACATCAGCCTGAGTTTGTATCGAAGATTAACGTCATCGGACAAATAGACCTCGCTGCGCTGAATCAGTCTACACGTCCGAAGAAGAAATCGAAAGAGGAAAAGCGCAAGGAGCGTGAAGAAAAAGAAAAGCAGCGTCAGGATCAGAAGAAGCTGATGAAAGAAGCCATTATCAAGGAGATTCGTCGTGACGATAATAAGACGAAAGATGGCAACGATGCCAACGGCAAGAAAAAACGCGTCCGCATTAACAAGGAAAAGGTGGATATCAACAATGCATCCAACTTCCAGCGTGGCGGAAACGATCGTCTGAAAGGCGGCCAGCAAGGGGGTAATAACCAACAAGCCGGTAAGAACAAGAATAAAGACCGCTTCAAGAAACCTGTAATCAAGCAGGAAGTAAGTGAAGAGGATGTGGCAAAACAGGTAAAGGAAACTTTGGCACGCCTCACTTCCAAAGGCAAGAATAAGGGTGCGAAATACCGTAAGGAGAAACGTGACATGGCATCCAGCCGTATGCAGGAGCTGGAAGACCAGGAAATGGCGGAAAGCAAGATATTGAAGCTGACCGAGTTCGTGACTGCCAATGAGCTGGCGAGCATGATGGATATTTCCGTTACGCAGGTTATCGCTACTTGTATGAGCATCGGCATGATGGTTTCCATTAACCAGCGTCTGGATGCGGAAACAATCAATCTGGTAGCGGAAGAATTCGGTTTCAAGACAGAATATGTAAGTGCGGAAGTGGCCCAGGCTATTGTCGAAGAAGAGGATGCCGAGGAAGATTTAGAGCCTCGCGCTCCGATTGTAACGGTGATGGGTCACGTAGACCACGGTAAGACTTCGTTGCTCGACTATATCCGTAAGGCAAATGTTATTGCCGGTGAGGCGGGTGGTATCACGCAGCATATCGGTGCTTACCACGTGACATTGGAAGACGGACGCAAGATTACGTTCCTCGATACTCCGGGTCACGAAGCGTTTACCGCCATGCGTGCCCGCGGTGCCAAGGCAACGGATATCGCCATCATCATTGTGGCTGCCGATGACAATGTGATGCCGCAGACCAAAGAAGCCATCAACCATGCCATGGCTGCCGGTGTGCCTATCGTATTCGCTATCAATAAGATTGACAAGCCGACCGCTAATCCCGATAAGATTAAGGAAGAACTGGCTGCCATGAACTTCCTCGTTGAGGAATGGGGCGGTAAGTACCAGTCTCAGGATATTTCAGCCAAGAAAGGTATCGGCGTAAGCGATTTGATGGAGAAAGTATTGCTGGAAGCCGAAATGCTGGATTTGAAGGCAAACCCGAATCGCCGTGCTACCGGTTCCATCATCGAGTCCTCATTGGATAAGGGTCGTGGCTATGTGGCTACAGTGCTGGTATCCAACGGTACTTTGAAGATGGGTGATATTGTGCTCGCAGGTACAAGTTACGGTAAGGTGAAAGCCATGTTCAACGAACGTAACCAGCGCATGAAAGAGGCAGGTCCTTCGGAACCGGCTTTGATTCTCGGCCTGAACGGTGCACCGGCTGCAGGCGATACATTCCATGTAATCGAGACTGAACAGGAAGCACGTGAAATTGCCAACAAGCGCGAACAGTTGCAGCGTGAGCAAGGTCTGCGTACACAGAAGATGCTGACGTTGGATGAAGTGGGCCGCCGTTTGGCATTGGGCGACTTCCACGAACTGAATATCATCGTGAAAGGTGACGTGGACGGTTCCGTTGAAGCGTTGAGCGACTCGTTGATTAAGCTGTCTACCGAGCAGGTACAGGTAAACGTTATTCACAAAGGCGTCGGCGCTATCTCCGAATCGGATGTATCTCTGGCTGCCGCTTCGGATGCGATTATTGTTGGATTCCAGGTTCGTCCTTCGGGTGCTGCCGCCAAACTGGCAGAGCAGGAAGGTGTGGACATCCGCAAGTACTCTGTCATCTACGATGCCATTGAAGAGGTGAAGGCTGCCATGGAAGGTATGCTGGCGCCGACTTTGAAGGAACAGGTGACGGCCACTATCGAGGTGCGCGAGGTATTCAACATTACCAAAGTGGGTCTTGTGGCAGGTGCCATGGTGAAGACCGGAAAGGTGAAACGCAGCGACAAGGCCCGTCTGATTCGCGACGGTATTGTTATCTTCACAGGAAATATCAATGCATTGAAGCGCTTCAAGGACGATGTAAAGGAAGTTGGAACAAACTTCGAATGCGGTATCAGCCTGACAAACTGCAACGACATCAAGGTAGGAGACATCATCGAATCTTACGAAGAAGTGGAGGTAAAGCAGACTCTGTAA
- a CDS encoding CvpA family protein — protein MAVVDSIILVIIGAGALVGFIKGFVKQLATLLGLVAGLVAAKALYASVAEKVFSRITDSMTVAQVLAFIAIWVAVPLAFALIASLLTKAMEAVSLGWLNRWLGSGLGALKALLLVSLLVGVIEFIDSDNTLLSQTKKKESVLYYPMKSFAGIFFPAAKAVTEQIVNGDVV, from the coding sequence ATGGCTGTTGTAGATAGTATAATCTTGGTAATAATCGGTGCCGGAGCGCTTGTAGGTTTTATAAAAGGTTTTGTAAAGCAGTTGGCTACCTTGTTGGGACTGGTTGCCGGTCTGGTGGCGGCAAAGGCTTTGTATGCTTCCGTTGCCGAGAAAGTGTTTTCCAGGATTACCGATTCAATGACAGTGGCGCAAGTGCTGGCATTCATTGCTATCTGGGTAGCGGTGCCTCTGGCTTTTGCGTTGATAGCTTCGCTGCTGACGAAGGCGATGGAAGCCGTGTCGCTCGGTTGGCTGAACCGTTGGCTGGGTTCCGGGCTGGGAGCGCTGAAAGCACTTCTGCTGGTGAGTTTGCTGGTGGGCGTTATCGAATTTATAGATTCGGACAATACGCTGCTCAGTCAAACAAAAAAGAAAGAATCGGTGTTATATTATCCCATGAAGTCATTTGCCGGAATATTCTTTCCTGCAGCAAAGGCTGTTACGGAACAGATTGTGAATGGAGATGTGGTTTGA